Below is a window of Cryobacterium sp. PAMC25264 DNA.
GCAGGCGAGATTCGCCACGGCGCAGCACTCGGCGCCGACAGTGTGCTGGTCGTGGCGGTCGGCACCGGTGTCGGCGCCGGTGTGATTCTCGGCGGTCGCGCACTCCGGGGGGCGCGCCACGTCGCCGGAGAGATTGCGCACGTCCCCACTCCCGGCGCCGAACACCTGAGGTGCACGTGCGGGCGGTCCGGTCATCTCGAAGCGATCGGGTCAGGTCTGGGCCTGTACCGGCACTACCTCTGGCTCGGCGGAGATCCCGCCGAAACGGATGCGCGGGGTGTGGGCGGCCGGGCCGCAACCGGGGATGTTCTCGCAGCCCGCGCCGTGCGCGATTCCGCTGCGGCCGTGGGACGTGCGATCGCAGCGGTGGTGACCGTCCTCGATCCCGAGCGCGTGGTTATCACCGGCAGTGTGCCCACGATCGGCGACGCCTGGTGGAGTGCCATGGACGCCGCGTTCCACGCCGAAGTGATCGACGCGCTCCAAGGGGTGCCGCTCGTCGCCGGCACCCTCGGCGGCGACGCTCCGTTGCGCGGAGCTGCCGCATCCGCGTGGGCCGCTGTGAGGGGAGAGTCATGACGACGCGTGCCGAGAGCATTATCGGCCTTCTCACCGGTGGGCTGATCGTCTCCTGCCAGGCCTACCCGGGCGAGCCCATGCGCGACCCCAAGACGATGGCACAGATCGCCCGCGCGGCCGTGCTCGGCGGTGCCGTCTCAGTGCGGCTGCAGGGCATCGCCGACATCCGGGCTGCCGCCGACATCACCGTTCCGATCGTCGGGCTCGTCAAGGACGGTGGCTCCGGCGTCTTCATCACCCCGACGCTCGAGCATGCCCGTGCCGTCGCGGATGCCGGGGCGAGCATCGTCGCGATCGACGGCACACGTCGGCCCCGCCCGGACGGGCTCACGCTGGCCCAAACCGTCGCGGGGCTGCGGGCAACACATCCGGACGTCCTCGTGATGGCCGATTGCGGTTCCCTCGACGACGCGATCGCTGCCGAGCAAGCGGGCGCAGACATCCTCGGCACGACCCTCTCCGGCTACACCGGTGAGCGCAATAAGACATCAGGGCCCGACCTTGATCTCATCCGGAGCATCGCCACGCGTTGCGTCCAGCCTGTCGTCGCGGAGGGGCGAATCCATACACCGGCCGACGCCGAAGCGGCACGTCGAGCGGGCGCCCATGCCGTGTGTGTGGGTACCGCGATCACGCATCCAACCACGATCACGTCGTGGTTCGTTGAAGCATTGGCGACCACATCAGGGAGAGTCAGCTAGTGGAAGTAATCATCGTCCGGGAAGACCGGATCGGCGACCTCGTTGCCGACGAAATCGCTGCGCTCATGGCACGCAAGCCTGACGCGGTATTGGGGCTCGCCACCGGGTCGAGCCCCCTGCGCATCCACGACGCTGTGGCCGACCGGGTCGCCGAGGGCACGATCTCACTGGCCCGGGCCCGTGCGTTCACGTTGGATGAATACGTGGGCCTGACTGAGGGGCACCCCTGTTCCTACCGCACGGTGATCGAGCAGGACTTCGTCTCCCGAGTCGATCTGCCCACAGACGCCGTGCAGGGCCCGAACGGCGGCGCAGCCGATCTGCCTGCCGCCTGCGCCTCCTTCGAGAGCGCGATGCGGGAGGCGGGCGGTGTCGACCTGCAAATTCTGGGGATCGGCACCGACGGTCATATCGCCTTCAACGAGCCTGCCTCGTCGTTCACTTCGCGCACGCGGGTGAAGACCCTCACAGACCAAACTCGCCTCGACAACGCGCGGTTCTTCGACGGCAACGTCGATGCGGTTCCCGTGCATTGCCTCACCCAGGGGCTCGGAACGATCATGGAAGCCCGTCACGTCGTGCTGGTCGCGACGGGCGCCGGAAAGGCTGAAGCGGTGCGACAGCTCGTCGAGGGCGCCGTGTCGGCGCTCTGGCCGGCCACAATCCTCCAGCATCACCCGCATGTCACCGTGTTCGTCGACGACGAGGCGGCCGCGCAGCTGGAACTGGCGGACTACTACCGCTCCACGTACGCTCACCGAGACAGTGTGATCCGATGAGGTACGAGCCGCCGGCCGAGCCCCTGGCACCTCGGGGAGCGCTCGTCAGCGCTTATGCCGCCTCGCCCGCCCACGGCAGTTGGGATCCCGTCCTCGAGGGGGAGCTGCTTCGGGGATTGTGCGCGCTGCCCGATGTGGTCGGGCTTGAAATACCCTGGCTGGGTGCCATTCACCCGCACGACAGTGCGTGGTTCCTGCACAATGTTCCTGCCGGCGCGCAGTTGTCTCTGACCGCATTGCCGTTTGTCATGAAGCGATGCCGAGAAGCCCCTCACTATGGGATCGCGTCTCCGGATCGTGCGGGCAGGACGGCAGCGCTCGCCGACCTGCGGCGCCTGGCCGCCGACGTGCGGATGCTCACCGAGCAGTCTGAGGCCGAGGTGGCCGTGGTCAGCCTGCACACCGCCCCCGCCGGGGGCGCAGACTCTGCAGCTCTTGCCGAGTCGCTCGCCGAACTCACCGACCTCGACTGGAATGGGGCTCAGCTCGTCATCGAGCACTGCGACGCTGTCATGCCGGACCACCCGTTCGAGAAGGGCTTCCTCCCGGTCGCCGACGAGATCGCCCTGGCCGCCCAGTCGGGCGCGTCCATCGGCATGTGGGTGAACTGGGGGCGCTCGGCCATTGAACTGCGCAGCGCAGACTCCGTCACCTCACAGATCGCCGCAGTTGCGGGCTCCGGGCTCCTGACGGGGCTCACGTTCTCGGGGGCGAGTGCCGCCGACGGTCCCTATGGCCACGCTTGGAGTGACGCGCATCTTCCCGTCCTCAGCGCCGACCCGGCATCCGGGTCGCTCCTCGACGACGTTCATGTGCGGGCGGCTCTCAGCGCTGCGGCCGACGTGGAGTGGCTGGGCGTGAAAGTCAGCCGTCGGCCGCACGATCGGACGGCGGCGGACATCGTTCGCACCGTCGAGAGCAACCTCTCGGCGATCCGCAACGTTCAAACGGATGGTGAGGTGAAGGCATGACCGGTCTGCTCGTACACTCCGCTCGGCTCATCACCGCCAACTCCCCCGGTGACATCCGCGACGACCCGACTGGTTGGGTGCGCATCCGCGACGGCATCGTGACAGCCACCGGCACGATGGAAGGCTGGGCCCCCGACGGGGACGAAGTGGTCGACGCCAGCCAGATCGGCGGGCCAGGTGCGATCATCACCTCCGGCCTCGTGGATATCCACAACCACGGCGGAGCGACCTTCGCGTTTGACGGCAGCATCGAAGAGATCCTGCAGGCAGTCGACGCTCATGCCGCCCACGGCGTGACCCGGATCGTGCTTTCTCTTGTGAGCGCCCCTCCCCGTGCCCTTGAGGCTCAGCTGACCCGGATCGCCGCCGCCCGGGGCGAGCAGCCCGGCATTCTCGGCGCCCACCTCGAGGGTCCATACATCGACAGTGATCGCTGCGGAGCCCACGACCCAGCCGCCCTTCATCCGCCCGAAGCGCACGAGCTCGCCCGCCTGCTCGCGACGGGGGTGGTCCAGCAGGTGACGCTCGCACCCGAACTGACCGGCGGTATCGAGGCGGTGCGCCAGATTGTCGCCGCCGGGAGCGTTGCGGCCATTGGGCACACCGGCGCTGACGCGGGCACCACGCTCCGTGCGATCGATGCCGGAGCCAGCCTTCTGACTCACACTTTCAATGCGATGCCACCGGTGCATCACCGGGTGCCGGGGCCGATCGGTGCCGCGGCGGCGGACGACCGGATGATCCTCGAGATCATCGCTGACGGCAGTCACGTCGACCGCACGATCGTCCGGATGCTCTTCGCCGCCGCACCCGGCAGGGTGGCACTCGTCAGCGACGCGATGGCCGCCGCTGCAGCGTCCGACGGCGAGTACCTGCTCGGCGCCCAGAAGGTCACCGTGAGAGATGGGCTCGCCACTCTGCACGGCACCAGTGTCCTCGCCGGTTCAACCTTGACCCTGGACCGTGCCCTCCGCAACGTAGTGTCGTGGGGCATTCCGCTCGGTGCGGCGATCGCCTCAGCAACCGTCGTGCCGGCCCGAGCGATACAACGCGACGACCTCGGCCGTCTCGAGGTGGGCTGCCGCGGTGACCTGGTGATCTGGGACAGCGCCCTGGTCCCTCGTGCCGTGTGGCGCGACGGTGTCCGTATCGTCGCGGACGCCGTCGCGCACAACCGTCCGCTCGCGGCCGGATGAAAGCCGCCGTGGCACGGTCAGAGAACAACTCTGTGCCGCTGGCACGACAGGTCGAACCGGCCCTCCGTTCGTTGGGCGATGCTCTGCCGACGGATTATCGGCGTGCCCGGCGCCATGACGGCGTACCGTCTTCAGGCCCAGTCACGAGCCACGAGCGCCGAGGTCAACGCAGCCCGATGCGGCTTGTCCTCCTCCGAGCGCTCCTCGGGCGGTGTCCCGGTAACCGTCTTCCAGGCGCCCGGAGAGCCCGCGGTCGCCCGTGTGATCTTTCTTCACGGCGGCGGCCTTATCGCCGGGGACCGGTTCGCCGGTGCAGACATCGTCGCCCGGCATGCCCTCAAGTTGAGACTCGAGGTCTGGTGCGTCGAATACCCGGCCGGCGGCTCGGTGACCGTTGGCCCAGGACGATGCCCTCCCGATCCGGCGCAGATCGGGAGGTCATCGTCCTGTCATGCGGGTCAGGCGGATGCGACCGGCTGAGCCTCGTCGAGCACGGCACCGTTGGTGTCCACCAGCTTCTGGTACCAGAAGAAGCTGTCCTTGCGCACCCGGTCGTAGCTACCGTTGCCGGCGTCGTCGGCGTCGACGTAGATCACGCCGTACCGCTTGGTCATCTGCGACGTCGAGGCGCTGATGATGTCCAGTCCGCCCCATGCCGTGTAGCCGAGCAGGGTGACACCGTCGGCGATCGCCTCGCGCACCTGGCGCAGGTGCTGCACGAAGTAGTCGATCCGGTACGGGTCGTGCACCTGACGGGTGTCGGTGCCACCGTTCGCGGCATCCGGGGCCGAACCCTCGAGTATGTCGGTGGCGCCCAGGCCGTTCTCCACGATGAAGAGCGGCACCTGGTAGCGGTCCCATAGGTCGTTGAGCACGTACCGCAGGCCCTCGGGGTCGAAGTGCCAGCCCCACTCGGTGGTGGCCAGGTGCGGGTTCTTGATGGTGGAGAACAGGTTGCCGCCGGTGGCGCCGTACTTCTCGGGCGACACCGAGGAGACCAGGCTCATGTAGTAGCTGAACGAGAGGAAGTCGACGGTGTTGGCCGCCAGCAGGTCCTCGTCGCCGGGCGCCATTTCCACGGTGATGCCCTGGTCACGCCAGAACCGGCGCACGGTACCGGAGTACCGGCCACGCACCTGCACATCGGTGTGGAACAGGTTCATGTTGTTGTCGAACTGCGCCTTGACGATGTCGGCCGGGTCGCTGGATGCCGGGTAGTGCGACATGCGGGCGAGCATGCAGCCCACCTGCGCGGCGGGGTCGAGCTCGTGCACGATCTTGGTGGCCAGAGCGCTGGCCACGAACTGGTGGTGCAGCGCCTGGTAGCCCGCCTGGCGCGGGTCGACACCGGGACCGGGCTCCCGCTCGATGATGCCGCCGCCGGTGTACGGCTCGATGATGGTGGTGTTGATCTCGTTAAAGGTGAGCCAGTAGCGCACCAGTCCGGCGTATCGACCCACGATGGTACGCGCATAGCGCTTGAAGAAGCCGACCACCTCGCGGCTGGTCCAGCCGCCGTACTCGGTCACGAGGCGCAGCGGCATCTCGTAGTGCGACATGGTCACGACCGGTTCGATGCCCTTGTCACGCAACCGGGTGAAGAGGCGCTCGAAGAACAGCAGGCCCTCCTCGTTCGGTTCCTCCTCGGTGCCGTTCGGGAAGATACGCGACCAGGCGATCGACATCCGCAGGGCCTTCAACCCCATCTCGGCGAAGAGGTCGACGTCCTCCTCCCAGTGGTCGAAGAAGTCGCTGCCGCTGCGCTTGGGGTAGCCGGCCGCGCCGGGGCTCGCGATAGCCGCGGCGACGGTCGCATCCGACGCCTTCATCAGCGCGCTGATGTCGACGTAGTCACCTGCGGTGCGATACGGGATGACGTCGGCCTGAGAGAGGCCCTTACCGCCCTGGTCGAAGCCGCCCTCCACCTGGTTGGCCGCGAAGGCGACGCCCCAGAGGAAACCGTCGGGAAACGCGCCGGTGGTGCCGGCGGGTGCCGGGTCGGTGGCGGTCACGGGCGTGGTGTCGGTGCTCATACGTGGGCTCCTCGCGTTGCCGCGACGACGGGGGTGACGCGGATGAGCGCATCCCCCGCGCGGACGGGTCCGGTGGTACCGGGCTCGACGGTGTATTTGGCGGAGTTGGTGATCACGACGACGCTGAGCGTGTCGTGGGTGGCGCCGACGGCGGCGAGGTCGACGTCGAGCAGGAGGTCGCCGACGGCAACCTTGTCGCCGACCGCGACGTGGGCGGTGAAGCCCGCACCCTTGAGGTTGACGGTGTCCAGGCCGACGTGGATGAGCACCTCGACGCCGGAGTCGCTGCGTACGGCGACAGCGTGCTTGGTGGGGAACAGGGTGGCGACGACGCCGTTCACCGGGGAGGTCACCCAGCCGCTGGTGGGGCGGATGGCGGTGCCGTCGCCGACGAGGCGCTTGGAGAACGTGGTGTCGGGCACGTCGTCGAGCGACACGAGGGTACCGTTCAGCGGGGCGGACACGATCTCGCTCGCGCCGGCCGCGAGGGGCGCGACGACGGGAGCGGACGCATCCGCCTTCTTGGCGATCGGTGCCGTCGCGGGGGTCTTCTCCGCGGTGCCGGCCAGGATCGACTCGTCGATGCCGAGGATCGTGGAGACGACCGCCGAGACAATGAAGGCGATCACGATGCCCACGATCGCCCAGACGAAGGTTTCCCCGACGAGGCCGGGCAGGCCGGGCAGGCCGCCGTTGCCGGCGAGCACGTATGCCTTCACCCCGAACCCGAGCGAGATCGCGCCGCCCACTGCGGCACCGGCCATCGTGGCGATGAGGGGGCGACGCAGCGGCAGGGCCAGACCGTAGAGGGCGGGTTCGGTGACACCCATCAGCGAGGTGAACGTGGTGGAGAGCGACAGCGCCTTGATCTGCTTATTCTTGGCCCGAAGGAAGACACCGAAGACGGCGCCGGCGGTGGCGAAGGTCTGCACGTACGTGAGCGGCAAGAACTTGTCGTAGCCCAGCGTGGCGAGGTTCTGCAGGATGAACGGGACGAGCGTGTAATGCATGCCGGTCATGATGATCAACGGCAGGAGCGCGCCAATCACGAAGCCGGCCGGCACACCGCCGTTGTCCAGCGCCCAGTTGATGCCGCCGGCGATGCCCGAGCCCACGAAGGTGCCGAGCGGGCCGAGCAGGGTCAGCATGACCGGAGCGACGATGACGAGCGAGAACATCGGCACGAAGGTGAGCTTCAGGAACGACGGGATGATGCGGGTGAGGCCGCGCTCCACCCAGCTCAGCAGGTAGACGCCGAGCAGAACAGGGATGACCGAGTACGAATAGGTGGCAGCCGTGACGGGGATGCCGAGAAGGCTGACCGCCTCACCGGTGCCGAGCAGCGCCGTCAGTGCTGGGTAGACCAGCAGCCCGCCGAGAGACGCCGCGACGTACGGGTTGGCGCCGAGCTTGCGGGCCGCGGAGACCGCCACAATGATCGGCAGGAAGAAGAACACCGCGTCGGCGATGGCCGAGAAGATGAGGAACGTCTGTGAGCTCGGATCGACCCAGCCGAACGAATTGCTGAGCGCCAGGATGCCCTTGAGCAGTCCCGCGCCGGCAATGGCAGGCAGGATCGGGGCGAAAGTGCCGGAGATGAAGTCGAGGAAGCGGGTGTGCAGCTTCTGCTTCGCACCGGTCGTGGTGGCAGCGCCGTCAATGGCATCCTCCGTCGACAGGCGGGGCACGTCGGCCACGATCGCGCGGTAGACGTCGGGCACATCGTTGCCGATGATCACCTGGTACTGCGAGCCCGCGTCGTTGACGCCCATCACCGGAGTGATGGCCGTGAGCGCTGACTGATCGGCCAGGGCATTGTCCTTCAGGCCGAAGCGCAGTCGGGTAACGCAGTGGTAGAGCGAGTCGATGTTCGACTCGCCGCCGACCGCGGCGATGATCGCCGCGGCATCTTTGTCGTACTTCAAGGGGTTCTCCTTCATTGAAGAATCCCGAGCTTCACGCGGTGACCCTGACGCGGCTTCGGATTCGGTTCTGTTTTCTTTTATGGGCGGGAGCGGTTGCTCCCGTGTTCGGGGACCGCCGGCTACAGGAAGCTGGCGATGTGCAGGCCGATGTAGACCTTTTCGGACGCGCTCATTGCATGACCGTGGCTGCGCATGACGAACGCGTCGACCCTGTCGACGCAGGCGAACGCGGCGGGCTTCTGCTCACGCAGGATGCGCAGCAGTTCGGCATCGTCGCGCTGCACGGTCTCGCCGAGCAGCACTCGCTGTGCGAAGAAACGCAGGTGGGTGACGAAGCGGAGATAGGCGGGGCTGTCGTCGTCGTAGGCGATGCCGAAGTTCAGCCGCACGATGTCGAGGATCGAGTGGGTGAGCTCCATCAACCGGGTGGCGCTGTCGGCGGCGCCGCCCACTTGGGCGTTGATGATGTGCAGGGCGATGCTGATCGCCTCGTCGGCCGGCAGTTCGATGCCGAGCTTCACGTTCAATTCGGTCACAGCGCTCTTGGCGAAGGCGTATTCGGTGGGGTAGAACCGGCGCACCTCCACGGCGAGCGGCACCGTGAAGTCGCCGCCGTCCCGCACCCGGGCCACGGCGAAGGAAAGGTGGTCGGCCAGCGAGGCGTACAGGCTGTCACTGATCTTCACCCGTAGCTCCTCGCGGGCCCTCGTGACGATGTCGGCGGTGGCGGTAAGCACATCTGCGGGGATGGAGCCCACAATGGACGCGAAGTGCCGGCTCGCGGCGGCGTCGTCCAGCCGGAAGATCTCGATCATCGATTCGTCGATCGATTCGCCGGGCTTGGACTTGAAACCCAGGCCCTTGCCGAAAACGATCACTTCCTGCAAGGAGTCGTCGAGACCGTCGACAACGTTGTTGTTCAGTACTCGCCTGACGATCACTGCTTATCCACCATCACCCTGCTTCGGGAACACTCCAGCTGTCGTCGTCTTCGAGAACAGCACTGGTGTTGCCTGCAGGAGCAGTGACAAGCCGAAAAGATCGTAACACGGTACCCCGTGCGAAAACCAGGGCAGCACACGCACAGCCGGCCGACTGCGGTGCGGAAGACTGGGGGAACCGCAATGGCAAAGGACCACCGTGACTCCCTCAGCAGAACTCCTCTTCTCCCTCGAGCATTGGTTCGACCACGACGCCCCGGTGTCACCCTCGATCAGCTACGCGCTCTTTGATCGAAGCGGCGTTCTGTTCCACCACGGGATCGGAGAGTTCCAGTTCGACGGCCGTGCTCCCGCGCTCGACACGGTCTACCGCATCGCCTCGATGTCGAAGAGTTTCGAGGTGGCAGCCGTGCTCGCGCTGCGCGACCGGGGGCTGCTCCGCCTGGACGACCTGGTTTCAGCCCACGTTCCGCAGTTCACCGATCCTGTCGACGCATCCGGTGTGCCCCTTCCGGTCACGCTCCACATGCTGATGAGCAACTGTTCGGGTCTGCCAGAAGACAACGGATGGGCCGACCACGAGCTCGGGCTCAGCCGGGCGGATTTTCTAGCGGTCATTGCGGCCGGACTTCGGTTCGCCGACCTGCCCGGTGTCGGGTACCAGTACTCCAACATCGGATTCTGGCTGCTCGGTGTCGTCGTTGAGAACGTCTCCGGGCAAAACTTCGCTGAATTCGCGACAGCTTCCCTGCTCGACCCTCTCGGTCTGTCGGCCACCCGCTACGACATCGCGCACTACCCGGAGCACGGCGTGGGAGCGGGCATCGCTCAGGGCTTCGGCACCTTCGACGACGGCACGACCTGGTTCGATCGTCCCGTCGTGGGCACGGGTATCGGCGGCTGCGCAGCGAGCCTGTTCAGTACGGTGTCTGATATCGCGCGCTGGAGCGGCTGGCTCTCGAGCGCCTTCGATCCGGACAACAGCGATGACACGGTGCTCAGCCGCGCGTCGCGTCGGCTCATGCAACGGGTGCACACCTTCCACCCCTCCTCCACGGATCACCCGGCCGAGCGGACGCTCGAGGGTTCCGGCTATGGGCTCGGGCTCGCCATCGACCATGACGTGAGGTTCGGTGCGATCGCCCAGCACTCGGGTGGCCTGCCCGGCTGGTCGTCGAACATGCGCTGGCACCTCGCCTCCGGACTGGGCGTTGTCGTGTTCGCCAACACCAACGGCGTGCGACCCGGCATCGCCGCCGCCGCCATGCTTCGCGCTGCGCTGGCCGACCAGGATGCGCCGGCCCGCGAAACCGTGCTGCTCCCGTCGACGGTTGCAGCGGCCGTCGCGATCGATGCGGCCATCGTGGGCGCCGGCGATGTCACGGCTATCGACGCTCAGCTCAGCCCCAACCTCCTCAGCGATGTGCCGGCAGAGGAACGCGCGACCCGGCTCGTCAAAGCTCTTGCCGAGGTGGGAGGTCTCGCGGATGCCCGTTCGATTCCCCCGCTGGCGGATCGACTCGCGTGGTGCGTCTCGGCGGCGCAGCTCACGTTCACAATTCCGGGACGCGAGGGCGAACTCGAGTGCCGGTTCGAAATGACACCGACGCAACCCGCTCTCGTGCAGCGCCTTGACATCGAGAAGAGGCCGGCCGTAACGGCACTCTCGCCGACCGTGCGCCACTACCGCCCGCTGATTGCATGAACGCTAGTTTGCTGGCCGACCGGCTGGAGTGAAGCTACTGGTCGGCGCCGTCGAGGAGGATCACGAGCTCGTCAAGCTCGACGTCCCAGCCCTCTCGGTTCTGCTCGAGACGGTCACGACGGTAGAGGGTGCCACCGGGAAGCTTATCGAAGCCCGATTCGACCACCGTGACATCCGTTCCGGTACCAGCGTCAGCGAGGCTAAAACGCACGTGCGTCGAATACTCGTCGAGCTCGTCGGCGGGGATTCCCGACCAACGGAAGCCGAACGAGTCCGCGGGGACAACCTCGGTGATTTCGATCGGGAAGGTGCCGTAGTCCTCCCATTCGACACTGCCAGTAGCCCCGGCATCGAGCGCGGTGAAACTCACGCTATCCCCGAACCACGTGGCCATCACCTCGGGTACGGTCAGCGCCTCCCAGACGCGCGCCCGCGAGGCCTCGGTGTGCACGGTGCGGGTCACGGTGTGGCCCTTGATTCTTGCGTGGTCAGACACGGTGATTCCTTCACGTTC
It encodes the following:
- a CDS encoding ROK family protein, translating into MNDVMLAVDIGGTKTAVALVDSDDTILSRATRPTPGSAGPGAVVSTVVNLATELLDRMPQAILRGVGIGTAGVVDVRSGSIVSSTDTLAGWAGTPLADAVRRGMGTRLPVNAVVHVQNDVDAHAAGEIRHGAALGADSVLVVAVGTGVGAGVILGGRALRGARHVAGEIAHVPTPGAEHLRCTCGRSGHLEAIGSGLGLYRHYLWLGGDPAETDARGVGGRAATGDVLAARAVRDSAAAVGRAIAAVVTVLDPERVVITGSVPTIGDAWWSAMDAAFHAEVIDALQGVPLVAGTLGGDAPLRGAAASAWAAVRGES
- a CDS encoding DUF4862 family protein; amino-acid sequence: MRYEPPAEPLAPRGALVSAYAASPAHGSWDPVLEGELLRGLCALPDVVGLEIPWLGAIHPHDSAWFLHNVPAGAQLSLTALPFVMKRCREAPHYGIASPDRAGRTAALADLRRLAADVRMLTEQSEAEVAVVSLHTAPAGGADSAALAESLAELTDLDWNGAQLVIEHCDAVMPDHPFEKGFLPVADEIALAAQSGASIGMWVNWGRSAIELRSADSVTSQIAAVAGSGLLTGLTFSGASAADGPYGHAWSDAHLPVLSADPASGSLLDDVHVRAALSAAADVEWLGVKVSRRPHDRTAADIVRTVESNLSAIRNVQTDGEVKA
- a CDS encoding SRPBCC domain-containing protein — its product is MSDHARIKGHTVTRTVHTEASRARVWEALTVPEVMATWFGDSVSFTALDAGATGSVEWEDYGTFPIEITEVVPADSFGFRWSGIPADELDEYSTHVRFSLADAGTGTDVTVVESGFDKLPGGTLYRRDRLEQNREGWDVELDELVILLDGADQ
- a CDS encoding N-acetylglucosamine-6-phosphate deacetylase: MTGLLVHSARLITANSPGDIRDDPTGWVRIRDGIVTATGTMEGWAPDGDEVVDASQIGGPGAIITSGLVDIHNHGGATFAFDGSIEEILQAVDAHAAHGVTRIVLSLVSAPPRALEAQLTRIAAARGEQPGILGAHLEGPYIDSDRCGAHDPAALHPPEAHELARLLATGVVQQVTLAPELTGGIEAVRQIVAAGSVAAIGHTGADAGTTLRAIDAGASLLTHTFNAMPPVHHRVPGPIGAAAADDRMILEIIADGSHVDRTIVRMLFAAAPGRVALVSDAMAAAAASDGEYLLGAQKVTVRDGLATLHGTSVLAGSTLTLDRALRNVVSWGIPLGAAIASATVVPARAIQRDDLGRLEVGCRGDLVIWDSALVPRAVWRDGVRIVADAVAHNRPLAAG
- a CDS encoding glycoside hydrolase family 1 protein, producing the protein MSTDTTPVTATDPAPAGTTGAFPDGFLWGVAFAANQVEGGFDQGGKGLSQADVIPYRTAGDYVDISALMKASDATVAAAIASPGAAGYPKRSGSDFFDHWEEDVDLFAEMGLKALRMSIAWSRIFPNGTEEEPNEEGLLFFERLFTRLRDKGIEPVVTMSHYEMPLRLVTEYGGWTSREVVGFFKRYARTIVGRYAGLVRYWLTFNEINTTIIEPYTGGGIIEREPGPGVDPRQAGYQALHHQFVASALATKIVHELDPAAQVGCMLARMSHYPASSDPADIVKAQFDNNMNLFHTDVQVRGRYSGTVRRFWRDQGITVEMAPGDEDLLAANTVDFLSFSYYMSLVSSVSPEKYGATGGNLFSTIKNPHLATTEWGWHFDPEGLRYVLNDLWDRYQVPLFIVENGLGATDILEGSAPDAANGGTDTRQVHDPYRIDYFVQHLRQVREAIADGVTLLGYTAWGGLDIISASTSQMTKRYGVIYVDADDAGNGSYDRVRKDSFFWYQKLVDTNGAVLDEAQPVASA
- a CDS encoding serine hydrolase codes for the protein MTPSAELLFSLEHWFDHDAPVSPSISYALFDRSGVLFHHGIGEFQFDGRAPALDTVYRIASMSKSFEVAAVLALRDRGLLRLDDLVSAHVPQFTDPVDASGVPLPVTLHMLMSNCSGLPEDNGWADHELGLSRADFLAVIAAGLRFADLPGVGYQYSNIGFWLLGVVVENVSGQNFAEFATASLLDPLGLSATRYDIAHYPEHGVGAGIAQGFGTFDDGTTWFDRPVVGTGIGGCAASLFSTVSDIARWSGWLSSAFDPDNSDDTVLSRASRRLMQRVHTFHPSSTDHPAERTLEGSGYGLGLAIDHDVRFGAIAQHSGGLPGWSSNMRWHLASGLGVVVFANTNGVRPGIAAAAMLRAALADQDAPARETVLLPSTVAAAVAIDAAIVGAGDVTAIDAQLSPNLLSDVPAEERATRLVKALAEVGGLADARSIPPLADRLAWCVSAAQLTFTIPGREGELECRFEMTPTQPALVQRLDIEKRPAVTALSPTVRHYRPLIA
- a CDS encoding beta-glucoside-specific PTS transporter subunit IIABC, with product MKYDKDAAAIIAAVGGESNIDSLYHCVTRLRFGLKDNALADQSALTAITPVMGVNDAGSQYQVIIGNDVPDVYRAIVADVPRLSTEDAIDGAATTTGAKQKLHTRFLDFISGTFAPILPAIAGAGLLKGILALSNSFGWVDPSSQTFLIFSAIADAVFFFLPIIVAVSAARKLGANPYVAASLGGLLVYPALTALLGTGEAVSLLGIPVTAATYSYSVIPVLLGVYLLSWVERGLTRIIPSFLKLTFVPMFSLVIVAPVMLTLLGPLGTFVGSGIAGGINWALDNGGVPAGFVIGALLPLIIMTGMHYTLVPFILQNLATLGYDKFLPLTYVQTFATAGAVFGVFLRAKNKQIKALSLSTTFTSLMGVTEPALYGLALPLRRPLIATMAGAAVGGAISLGFGVKAYVLAGNGGLPGLPGLVGETFVWAIVGIVIAFIVSAVVSTILGIDESILAGTAEKTPATAPIAKKADASAPVVAPLAAGASEIVSAPLNGTLVSLDDVPDTTFSKRLVGDGTAIRPTSGWVTSPVNGVVATLFPTKHAVAVRSDSGVEVLIHVGLDTVNLKGAGFTAHVAVGDKVAVGDLLLDVDLAAVGATHDTLSVVVITNSAKYTVEPGTTGPVRAGDALIRVTPVVAATRGAHV
- the nagB gene encoding glucosamine-6-phosphate deaminase, with protein sequence MEVIIVREDRIGDLVADEIAALMARKPDAVLGLATGSSPLRIHDAVADRVAEGTISLARARAFTLDEYVGLTEGHPCSYRTVIEQDFVSRVDLPTDAVQGPNGGAADLPAACASFESAMREAGGVDLQILGIGTDGHIAFNEPASSFTSRTRVKTLTDQTRLDNARFFDGNVDAVPVHCLTQGLGTIMEARHVVLVATGAGKAEAVRQLVEGAVSALWPATILQHHPHVTVFVDDEAAAQLELADYYRSTYAHRDSVIR
- a CDS encoding PRD domain-containing protein — translated: MIVRRVLNNNVVDGLDDSLQEVIVFGKGLGFKSKPGESIDESMIEIFRLDDAAASRHFASIVGSIPADVLTATADIVTRAREELRVKISDSLYASLADHLSFAVARVRDGGDFTVPLAVEVRRFYPTEYAFAKSAVTELNVKLGIELPADEAISIALHIINAQVGGAADSATRLMELTHSILDIVRLNFGIAYDDDSPAYLRFVTHLRFFAQRVLLGETVQRDDAELLRILREQKPAAFACVDRVDAFVMRSHGHAMSASEKVYIGLHIASFL
- a CDS encoding N-acetylmannosamine-6-phosphate 2-epimerase, giving the protein MTTRAESIIGLLTGGLIVSCQAYPGEPMRDPKTMAQIARAAVLGGAVSVRLQGIADIRAAADITVPIVGLVKDGGSGVFITPTLEHARAVADAGASIVAIDGTRRPRPDGLTLAQTVAGLRATHPDVLVMADCGSLDDAIAAEQAGADILGTTLSGYTGERNKTSGPDLDLIRSIATRCVQPVVAEGRIHTPADAEAARRAGAHAVCVGTAITHPTTITSWFVEALATTSGRVS